In a genomic window of Thalassotalea piscium:
- the aroG gene encoding 3-deoxy-7-phosphoheptulonate synthase AroG, with translation MFYQTDDVRIEKIKELLPPVALLERFPATAIASKTVYSGRTAISNILNNKDDRVLVIIGPCSIHDPKAALEYGEKLNVLREKYKDTLEVVMRVYFEKPRTTVGWKGLINDPYMDNSFCLNDGLRIGRQLLLDLNSMGLPTAGEFLDMITPQYMADFMCWGAIGARTTESQVHRELASGLSCPVGFKNGTDGTIKVAIDAIGAASASHHFLSVTKFGHSAIVQTTGNSDCHIILRGGKKTNFDEQSVKSVTEQLAKSKLNTKIMIDFSHANSSKKFENQMLVCKDVCQQIAGGNNNISGVMVESHLVEGRQDLIEGQPLTYGQSVTDACIGWQDTETLLAQLSDAVISKRS, from the coding sequence ATGTTTTACCAAACTGACGACGTTAGAATTGAAAAAATTAAAGAACTATTACCTCCAGTTGCTTTATTAGAGCGATTTCCTGCAACTGCTATTGCGTCAAAAACAGTTTATTCAGGTAGAACTGCAATCAGTAATATTCTCAATAATAAAGACGACCGGGTATTAGTTATTATCGGGCCATGCTCTATTCATGACCCCAAAGCAGCGCTAGAGTATGGCGAAAAGCTTAATGTCTTACGTGAAAAGTATAAAGATACGCTTGAAGTAGTGATGCGAGTTTATTTTGAAAAACCAAGAACTACTGTGGGTTGGAAAGGGCTTATAAATGACCCTTACATGGATAATAGCTTTTGTTTAAATGATGGCCTGCGAATTGGTCGTCAATTGTTGCTTGATTTGAATTCTATGGGCTTACCAACAGCTGGTGAGTTTTTAGATATGATCACCCCCCAATACATGGCTGACTTTATGTGCTGGGGTGCTATTGGCGCACGCACTACAGAAAGCCAAGTACATAGAGAGTTAGCATCTGGACTTTCTTGTCCGGTAGGTTTTAAAAATGGTACTGACGGCACCATTAAAGTCGCTATAGATGCTATTGGTGCGGCTAGTGCTTCACACCATTTTCTCTCTGTTACAAAGTTTGGTCATTCGGCTATTGTTCAGACCACAGGTAATTCTGACTGTCATATCATTCTTCGTGGTGGCAAAAAAACAAATTTTGATGAACAGAGTGTAAAGTCTGTTACTGAGCAATTAGCAAAGTCTAAGTTAAATACTAAAATTATGATTGATTTTAGCCATGCAAACTCTAGTAAGAAGTTTGAAAATCAAATGTTAGTTTGTAAGGACGTTTGCCAACAAATTGCCGGCGGCAATAATAATATTTCTGGAGTTATGGTTGAGAGTCACTTAGTTGAAGGCCGCCAAGATCTAATAGAAGGGCAGCCTTTAACCTATGGACAAAGTGTTACTGATGCATGTATTGGCTGGCAAGATACTGAAACATTACTGGCACAGCTAAGTGACGCCGTTATATCTAAACGTAGTTAG
- the add gene encoding adenosine deaminase, whose protein sequence is MTTFNKLPLIDLHRHLDGNIRPLSIWQLAHENGITLPVENFEQFIPLVQVQNSEANLIDFLKKLDWGVNVLSSLDNCQRVAFENVEDAYNAGINYAELRFSPLYMAKAHQLPINDVVAAVIDGVKQGTNKFNIKINLIGILSRTFGVDNCQIELNALLEHKQHLVAIDLAGDEYNFPGELFTEHFKQVNKAGLQVTVHAGEAAGSSSVWQAITELNAKRIGHGVACAHDQKLMDYMAKHEIAIESCLTSNFQTGTITNLAQHPIQTFLANELIVCLNTDDPAVENTELNTEFNIAKEIVRLTDNQIHQLQLNALTASFLSPSEKQALKNSVS, encoded by the coding sequence ATGACCACATTTAATAAATTACCCCTGATTGATTTACACAGACATTTGGATGGAAACATTAGACCGCTTTCTATTTGGCAACTAGCGCATGAAAATGGCATAACACTTCCTGTAGAAAACTTTGAACAATTTATTCCACTGGTTCAAGTACAAAATAGCGAAGCTAATTTAATTGATTTTTTAAAAAAATTGGATTGGGGTGTAAATGTATTATCAAGTTTAGACAATTGTCAGCGCGTTGCTTTTGAAAACGTCGAAGATGCTTACAATGCAGGTATTAACTACGCAGAGTTACGCTTTTCACCTTTATATATGGCAAAGGCTCATCAATTACCAATAAATGATGTGGTTGCAGCTGTTATTGATGGGGTAAAACAAGGTACTAATAAATTTAATATTAAGATTAACCTAATAGGAATTTTAAGTCGTACCTTTGGCGTTGATAACTGCCAAATAGAATTAAATGCCCTACTAGAGCATAAACAACATTTAGTTGCCATTGACCTAGCGGGTGATGAATATAACTTTCCTGGCGAGCTGTTTACTGAACACTTTAAGCAGGTTAATAAAGCGGGCCTACAAGTAACTGTTCATGCAGGTGAAGCCGCTGGTAGTAGCAGTGTATGGCAAGCAATAACTGAATTAAACGCTAAGCGTATTGGTCATGGTGTTGCATGTGCACACGACCAGAAACTAATGGACTACATGGCAAAGCATGAAATAGCCATTGAGTCTTGCCTTACGTCCAATTTTCAAACAGGCACTATTACTAATTTAGCACAGCATCCTATACAAACATTTTTAGCTAATGAGTTGATTGTTTGTTTAAATACCGACGACCCTGCAGTTGAAAATACAGAACTTAACACTGAATTTAATATAGCAAAAGAAATTGTTAGGTTAACCGATAACCAGATCCACCAATTACAATTGAACGCGTTAACTGCCAGCTTCTTATCACCTAGCGAAAAGCAAGCATTAAAAAATAGTGTTAGCTAA
- the deoD gene encoding purine-nucleoside phosphorylase: MATPHIEAKKNEFAKTVLMPGDPLRAKFIAENFLDDAKCITRVRNMLGYTGTYKGKPVSVMGSGMGIPSISIYATELYKDYGVENIIRIGSCGAVRDDVKIRDVIIGMAASTDSNVNRQRFNNFDFAACADFGLLKKVVDTAERLNKPVHVGNVFTADLFYTPQPEMFKTMEGHGILAVEMEAAGLYGVAAELGKKALAVFTVSDHIKTGEQTTADERENTFKDMMELTLESVL, from the coding sequence ATGGCTACACCCCATATAGAAGCAAAAAAAAATGAATTCGCAAAAACGGTATTAATGCCTGGCGATCCACTTCGTGCAAAATTTATTGCTGAAAACTTTTTAGACGATGCTAAATGTATAACACGCGTGCGTAACATGCTGGGCTACACTGGTACATATAAAGGTAAGCCAGTATCAGTAATGGGCTCAGGCATGGGTATACCATCTATTTCAATATATGCAACAGAGCTGTATAAAGATTATGGTGTTGAGAACATAATTCGTATTGGTTCATGCGGAGCAGTACGAGATGATGTAAAAATTCGAGATGTTATTATTGGTATGGCAGCAAGTACAGATTCAAATGTGAACAGACAACGTTTCAATAACTTTGATTTTGCCGCATGCGCAGATTTTGGTTTATTGAAAAAAGTGGTAGATACAGCAGAACGTTTAAACAAACCTGTGCATGTAGGTAATGTATTTACTGCAGACTTATTTTATACACCGCAACCTGAAATGTTTAAAACAATGGAAGGTCATGGCATTTTAGCCGTTGAAATGGAAGCCGCAGGTTTATACGGTGTTGCCGCAGAGTTAGGTAAAAAAGCATTAGCCGTTTTTACCGTTAGCGACCATATTAAAACAGGTGAGCAAACAACTGCAGATGAAAGAGAAAACACTTTTAAGGATATGATGGAGCTGACTTTAGAAAGTGTTCTATAA
- a CDS encoding TonB-dependent receptor, translating to MKLFGKNILVLSIQAALLTSLSSFAYAEDAGEEAKGLETITVTAQKRIQTVKEVPATVTAISSDNIKDYLGAGENIRALAGRVPSLQIESSNGRQSPRFYIRGLGNTDFDVNANQPVSLVLDEVALENSVLKGIPLFDIERVEVLNGPQGTLFGRNTPAGIVKVETVAPDFNNDGYTRFGFGNRGTMFAEGAINAELSDTVAARISVKHQERDAWVTNPVRNEEVGGYEELAYRLQFLFDNGSGTKALFKIHGFDQDGDMAQIFYGNALKLGSEGLREGFDEAVMYHDSPGGFNMEHNGASLKIDHEFDEVTLTSVTAYDAVKSWSYADIDGANTDFSGVPNQLGKQLWFNVASGDGLSDHYQFTQELRISGELNNLYYQTGLYFFKEDYTVDNKDLDTNGETTNFYQIDQVTTSSAIFGQIEYKTSKQFAITAGLRYTQDDKELDIRNGGSSTILFEIDKDDSYVNWDLSARYIFNDDWTGFARVGNASRGPVTIGRFGFPSEADTETLTSYEIGLKSDLFDGNARWNVTAYTYDIEDHQLTATGGEANTNSLINADNTFGAGVETSLEAIITDNFRVNMNLSYNKTEIQDKTLKTERCSSTPICTTSDPIANTVPGPFGDVTTVYINGNPLPRAPEWLANINLNYEIPVETGLIVLQTDWNYRSDSNIFLYESTEFVAEARWIGGIRIAYQNDSGFELAVVGRNVTDKVVVDGAVDFLNLSAFVNEPSYWGVEALFEF from the coding sequence ATGAAACTATTCGGAAAAAACATACTAGTGCTGAGTATTCAAGCAGCACTTCTAACAAGTTTAAGCTCATTCGCCTATGCAGAAGATGCTGGCGAAGAAGCTAAAGGACTTGAAACAATTACCGTAACGGCTCAAAAGAGGATTCAAACGGTAAAAGAAGTACCTGCAACAGTTACTGCTATTTCAAGTGATAACATTAAGGATTATTTAGGAGCAGGGGAAAATATACGTGCATTAGCTGGGCGAGTTCCTAGCTTACAAATTGAGTCTTCTAATGGTCGTCAATCTCCTCGTTTTTATATTCGTGGATTAGGCAACACTGACTTCGATGTAAATGCGAACCAGCCTGTGTCATTAGTACTAGACGAAGTTGCTCTTGAAAACTCAGTATTAAAAGGTATACCTTTGTTTGATATTGAGCGAGTAGAAGTGCTTAATGGCCCACAAGGTACGCTTTTTGGTCGTAATACGCCTGCAGGAATAGTTAAAGTTGAAACTGTAGCACCAGATTTTAATAATGACGGCTATACTCGCTTTGGTTTTGGTAACCGTGGCACTATGTTTGCTGAAGGTGCTATTAACGCTGAGTTAAGTGATACAGTAGCAGCACGTATTTCAGTTAAACACCAAGAGCGTGATGCATGGGTAACAAACCCAGTGCGCAATGAAGAGGTTGGCGGATACGAAGAACTGGCATATCGTTTACAATTTTTATTTGATAATGGTAGTGGCACTAAAGCGTTATTTAAAATTCACGGTTTTGATCAAGACGGTGATATGGCTCAGATATTTTATGGAAATGCACTAAAACTTGGCTCTGAAGGTTTAAGAGAAGGGTTTGACGAAGCAGTTATGTACCATGATAGCCCTGGCGGCTTTAATATGGAGCATAATGGCGCGAGCTTGAAAATAGATCATGAGTTTGATGAAGTTACTTTAACCTCTGTTACGGCTTATGATGCTGTAAAAAGCTGGAGCTATGCTGATATAGATGGTGCAAATACAGACTTTTCAGGTGTTCCAAACCAGTTAGGGAAGCAGTTATGGTTTAATGTTGCTTCAGGAGATGGGCTTTCAGATCACTATCAATTTACTCAAGAGTTAAGAATTTCAGGTGAATTGAACAATTTGTATTACCAAACAGGTTTATATTTCTTTAAAGAAGACTACACAGTTGATAATAAAGATCTTGATACTAACGGCGAAACTACTAATTTTTATCAAATAGATCAGGTAACCACTTCAAGTGCTATTTTTGGTCAAATTGAGTATAAAACGTCTAAGCAATTTGCGATCACTGCAGGTCTTCGTTATACCCAAGATGACAAAGAGCTTGATATAAGAAATGGTGGTTCAAGTACTATTTTATTTGAAATTGATAAAGACGACAGTTATGTAAACTGGGATTTATCAGCACGTTACATATTTAATGACGATTGGACTGGTTTTGCTCGTGTAGGAAACGCATCAAGAGGCCCCGTTACAATTGGCCGATTTGGTTTCCCAAGTGAAGCTGATACCGAAACATTAACTTCATACGAAATAGGCTTAAAAAGTGATTTATTCGATGGCAATGCCCGTTGGAATGTTACCGCTTATACCTACGATATTGAAGATCACCAGTTAACCGCAACAGGTGGTGAAGCTAACACTAACTCGCTAATTAATGCAGATAATACCTTTGGTGCAGGTGTTGAAACTTCGCTAGAAGCAATAATTACCGATAATTTTAGAGTTAATATGAATTTAAGTTATAACAAAACTGAAATTCAAGATAAAACATTGAAAACGGAACGTTGTTCATCAACACCTATTTGTACAACGTCAGATCCAATTGCTAACACTGTTCCAGGTCCGTTTGGCGATGTAACCACGGTGTACATTAATGGTAACCCGTTACCTAGAGCACCAGAATGGCTAGCAAATATTAACTTAAATTATGAAATACCCGTTGAAACAGGTTTAATTGTTTTACAAACTGACTGGAATTACCGCAGCGACTCAAATATTTTCTTATATGAATCTACTGAATTTGTTGCAGAAGCCCGTTGGATAGGTGGTATTAGAATTGCTTATCAAAACGACAGTGGTTTTGAATTGGCAGTGGTAGGAAGAAACGTTACCGATAAAGTTGTAGTAGACGGCGCGGTCGACTTTCTTAACCTGTCAGCATTTGTTAATGAACCAAGCTACTGGGGTGTTGAAGCACTGTTTGAATTTTAA
- a CDS encoding phosphopentomutase: protein MARVIILVLDSFGIGASPDAEKFGDVGANTFAHIAQRYFEQNNKQISLPHLTELGLVSASMSAGKEKFPTAFTHAVKGGYGYAKEISSGKDTPSGHWEMAGVPVLFDWGYFHDKTNSFPNELISSINQATGFSGILGNCHASGTEIIARLGEEHIKTGMPICYTSGDSVFQVAAHEEHFGLDNLYKYCEIVRELLEDYNIGRVIARPFIGNDKSDFTRTGNRKDYSLLPPAPTVLDKFTEKGGHVISVGKIADIFAHQGISEKTKATGIDALVDATISHLKSANDNSLIFTNLVNFDQDFGHRRDPIGYAQALEAFDKRLPEIYRAMNDDDLLLMTADHGCDPTWPGSDHTREYVPVLAYHHNIASVDLGERQSFADLGQTIADIFTLEPMTYGESFLAKLNFKK, encoded by the coding sequence ATGGCAAGAGTAATAATTTTAGTGTTAGATAGCTTCGGTATTGGTGCTAGCCCTGATGCTGAAAAGTTTGGTGATGTAGGAGCCAATACATTCGCACATATAGCTCAACGGTATTTTGAACAAAATAATAAACAAATTTCGTTACCACACTTAACTGAGCTTGGCTTGGTCAGTGCTAGTATGTCAGCCGGCAAAGAAAAGTTTCCTACGGCATTCACTCATGCTGTTAAAGGTGGTTATGGATATGCTAAAGAAATTAGCTCAGGTAAAGATACACCAAGCGGACATTGGGAAATGGCGGGAGTTCCAGTGTTATTTGATTGGGGATATTTTCACGATAAGACCAATAGCTTTCCTAACGAGTTAATCAGTAGCATTAACCAAGCGACGGGCTTTAGTGGTATTTTAGGCAATTGTCATGCTTCTGGAACTGAGATCATCGCTCGTTTAGGTGAAGAGCATATTAAAACGGGTATGCCTATTTGCTATACCTCAGGAGATAGTGTTTTTCAGGTTGCTGCACATGAAGAGCATTTCGGGCTCGATAACCTCTATAAATATTGTGAAATAGTAAGAGAACTGCTTGAAGACTATAATATAGGCCGTGTAATTGCGCGCCCATTTATTGGTAATGATAAAAGTGACTTTACACGTACTGGTAACAGAAAAGACTATTCTTTATTACCACCTGCGCCAACAGTGCTTGATAAGTTCACAGAAAAGGGAGGGCATGTTATTAGTGTTGGTAAAATAGCTGATATATTTGCACACCAAGGGATTAGTGAAAAAACAAAAGCAACAGGCATTGATGCACTCGTTGATGCGACTATTTCGCACTTAAAATCAGCAAATGATAATAGTCTGATATTTACAAACTTAGTTAATTTTGATCAAGACTTCGGACATAGACGTGATCCTATTGGCTATGCACAGGCACTAGAAGCTTTTGATAAACGATTACCTGAAATTTATCGTGCGATGAATGATGATGATCTGCTATTGATGACAGCTGATCATGGTTGTGATCCCACTTGGCCTGGTAGCGATCACACAAGAGAATATGTTCCTGTTCTTGCTTATCATCATAATATCGCGTCTGTTGATTTAGGTGAAAGACAGTCGTTTGCAGATTTAGGGCAAACTATAGCAGATATTTTTACCCTTGAACCAATGACTTATGGTGAGAGCTTCTTAGCTAAATTAAACTTTAAAAAATAA
- the udk gene encoding uridine kinase has product MQNSKPTIIAITGASASGKSLFSHTIYKELVSEIGEHGISIIKEDAYYREQSHLSMEQRIRNNYDHPDAFEHSLLTEHLKQLVDKKPIECPVYCYKTHTRTTDAITIKPTPIVLVEGILLFSNPELREQFDIKVYMDTPLDICLLRRIERDTVERERTIESIIQQYITMVRPMYYQHIEPAKAFADVVITKGGKNRMAIELLKAKIRQLIIS; this is encoded by the coding sequence TTGCAAAATAGCAAGCCAACAATTATCGCAATAACCGGTGCTTCAGCGTCTGGAAAATCTTTATTTTCACACACAATATATAAAGAATTAGTCTCAGAAATTGGTGAGCATGGTATTTCTATTATTAAAGAGGATGCTTATTATCGAGAGCAGTCCCATTTAAGTATGGAACAACGGATACGCAACAACTACGACCACCCAGATGCTTTTGAACATTCATTGCTAACCGAACATCTTAAGCAATTAGTTGACAAAAAACCGATCGAATGCCCTGTGTATTGTTATAAAACCCACACTAGAACAACAGATGCTATTACTATAAAACCTACGCCTATAGTACTTGTTGAAGGTATTTTATTGTTTTCTAACCCCGAATTAAGAGAGCAATTTGACATAAAGGTATATATGGATACCCCTCTCGATATTTGCTTATTAAGACGTATAGAAAGAGATACTGTTGAACGAGAAAGAACAATAGAATCAATTATTCAGCAATATATCACCATGGTTAGACCAATGTATTACCAACATATAGAGCCAGCTAAAGCCTTCGCAGATGTTGTTATTACTAAAGGTGGGAAAAATAGAATGGCAATAGAATTATTAAAAGCAAAAATACGCCAGCTAATTATCTCATAG
- a CDS encoding NupC/NupG family nucleoside CNT transporter has product MDLTVIRGILGIVALIAVAILFSHHRKAINWRTISFAFAIQLLLGAFVLYIPFGKDVLTSVSNGVQQVIDSAQVGIAFLFGGLGTDAMFSNGVGFVFAIRVLPVIIFFSSLIAVLYYLNIMQWVVRIIGGALQKLLQTSKPESLSATANIFVGQTEAPLVIKPYISRMTQSELFAIMVGGLASVAGSVLVGYAGLGVELKYLIAASFMAAPGGLLMAKIILPETEQTQFNENDIDEEEHEKPANVIDAAATGAASGLKLAVNVGAMLLAFIALIALLNILVGGTASLLGFENITIELLLGYIFAPVAFIIGVPVNEMLQAGSFIGQKIAVNEFFAYVNFMQVKDTLSDGTQAIITFALCGFANLSSIAILLGGIGSIAPTRRKDIARLGMKAMFAATLANLMSAAIAGIFVSL; this is encoded by the coding sequence ATGGACTTAACAGTAATTAGAGGAATATTAGGTATAGTGGCGTTAATTGCCGTAGCTATTTTATTCTCTCATCATCGAAAGGCCATAAACTGGCGAACAATCTCATTTGCTTTTGCCATTCAATTATTACTTGGCGCATTTGTTTTATATATTCCCTTTGGTAAAGATGTACTAACGTCAGTTTCAAATGGTGTTCAACAGGTTATTGACAGCGCTCAAGTGGGTATAGCCTTTTTGTTTGGTGGTTTAGGCACAGATGCTATGTTTAGTAATGGTGTTGGCTTTGTTTTCGCCATTCGTGTTTTACCCGTTATTATCTTCTTTTCCTCTTTAATTGCTGTTTTATATTACCTAAATATTATGCAGTGGGTTGTAAGAATTATTGGTGGAGCATTACAAAAGCTTTTACAAACCTCTAAGCCAGAATCATTATCAGCAACCGCTAATATATTTGTTGGTCAAACAGAAGCCCCTTTAGTAATAAAACCTTACATTTCTAGAATGACGCAATCAGAGCTGTTTGCCATTATGGTAGGCGGTCTAGCATCAGTCGCTGGCAGTGTATTAGTCGGTTATGCAGGCTTAGGTGTAGAGTTAAAATACCTTATCGCGGCTTCATTTATGGCAGCACCTGGAGGCTTATTAATGGCGAAGATAATTCTTCCAGAAACAGAGCAAACGCAGTTTAATGAAAATGACATAGATGAAGAAGAACATGAAAAACCTGCAAATGTAATTGATGCGGCAGCAACAGGTGCCGCCTCTGGACTTAAACTTGCTGTTAATGTGGGGGCAATGTTACTGGCATTTATCGCACTTATAGCCTTACTTAATATTTTAGTTGGAGGTACGGCTTCGTTACTTGGTTTCGAAAATATAACCATTGAACTGCTATTGGGTTATATATTTGCGCCAGTAGCTTTTATTATTGGTGTACCGGTAAATGAAATGTTGCAAGCAGGAAGCTTTATTGGCCAAAAGATTGCTGTAAACGAGTTTTTTGCTTATGTAAATTTCATGCAAGTAAAAGACACTTTATCAGACGGTACCCAAGCAATAATTACATTCGCCTTATGTGGATTTGCTAACCTTTCATCTATTGCAATTTTATTAGGTGGTATTGGCTCAATTGCTCCTACGCGTAGAAAAGATATTGCACGTTTAGGTATGAAAGCAATGTTTGCAGCCACACTTGCCAACTTAATGAGTGCCGCAATTGCTGGTATCTTTGTTAGTTTATAA